The nucleotide window CATCTCTCTCGTCGACGGCTACAACATCCCCGTCGGCATCAACTACATCCCCGCCAAGAACACCTCGTACATCCCCCCCAATCTGACAAACTGCGCATGCATCGCCACGACGGGCTTCATGGCACAGCGCTCGGCAAGCGGTGCCGTCTACACCAACAGCACATATCCTGTCCCTTGGGAACCAAATGAATCCAACGACAGTGTCCGAGACTGGTGCCCCTGGCCCTTGCTATCCAACCCGCCTGACAAGCCCGGTGACGGAGTCTACCCCTACCCTGATGACAACATTCGTCGTCCCACCTTCAGCCCGTGCAAGAGCCAATGCGCGGCCACGAACTCGGATCACGACTGCTGTATAGGCAAATGGCACGACCCCGACAAATGCAAGCCGGGCTTGTACTCCAGGCACGCCAAGGCTATGTGTCCTGACGCTTATAGCTTTGCCTTTGACGACCAGACCTCGACATTCATCATCCCCTCaggcggcggctgggaggTCGTCTTTTGTCCCGCCGGTAGGAGCACTAATATCCTCCGCACCCTGGGACCTCAACTGTTCGAGATCGCGAGTGCTGGATTTCTGAGCCAGAAAAACCTGGAGCTGGTCAAGAACCGTTCCTATATAGAGTCTGAGAGCGACAAGAACGCTGCCCCAGGCCTCGCTGTCTCGTCTTATTGGGTCATCTGCGCGGCTACCGCTGTTGTACTGTTGGTGGGGTGGTAAGTTAAAATCGtgttttgtttctttcttAACCGACAAGCACGACGGGCAGGACCCCGCGTAACAAGTCGTGCTTCTACTTTGTTTTG belongs to Colletotrichum higginsianum IMI 349063 chromosome 5, whole genome shotgun sequence and includes:
- a CDS encoding Thaumatin family protein, producing MRQPTPRKRDKQRCKRATRGMLVVLALASQLPATSAIVFPSHHANYKTDYLQLNKRYNPARRGPPEDWNGRIPLKITNSCPETVWPGITTQHGVGPGTGGFELASGESRDMWVGPTWQGRAWGRTNCTVNGESAGCTTGDCFGKLDCEFSGAVPATLAEFNLAGGVSGRQTFYDISLVDGYNIPVGINYIPAKNTSYIPPNLTNCACIATTGFMAQRSASGAVYTNSTYPVPWEPNESNDSVRDWCPWPLLSNPPDKPGDGVYPYPDDNIRRPTFSPCKSQCAATNSDHDCCIGKWHDPDKCKPGLYSRHAKAMCPDAYSFAFDDQTSTFIIPSGGGWEVVFCPAGRSTNILRTLGPQLFEIASAGFLSQKNLELVKNRSYIESESDKNAAPGLAVSSYWVICAATAVVLLVGW